The Streptomyces sp. NBC_00691 genome has a segment encoding these proteins:
- a CDS encoding SsgA family sporulation/cell division regulator, with translation MNTTVSCELHLRLVVSSESSLPVPAGLRYDTADPYAVHATFHTGAEETVEWVFARDLLAEGLHRPTGTGDVRVWPSRSHGQGVVCIALSSPEGEALLEAPARALESFLKRTDAAVPPGTEHRHFDLDTELSHILADS, from the coding sequence ATGAACACCACGGTCAGCTGCGAGCTGCACCTGCGCCTCGTTGTGTCGAGCGAGTCCTCACTGCCTGTACCCGCGGGCCTGCGGTATGACACGGCCGATCCCTATGCCGTGCACGCCACCTTCCACACCGGAGCCGAGGAGACGGTCGAGTGGGTCTTCGCCCGCGACCTTCTCGCCGAGGGGCTGCACCGGCCCACCGGCACGGGCGACGTCCGCGTCTGGCCGTCCCGTAGTCACGGTCAGGGAGTCGTCTGCATCGCGTTGAGCTCCCCCGAGGGAGAAGCCCTGCTCGAGGCCCCGGCGAGGGCCCTGGAGTCGTTCCTGAAGCGGACCGACGCCGCCGTGCCACCGGGCACCGAGCACCGGCACTTCGATCTCGATACGGAGCTCTCCCACATCCTGGCCGACAGCTGA